A stretch of the Psychroserpens sp. Hel_I_66 genome encodes the following:
- a CDS encoding RNA polymerase sigma factor RpoD/SigA, which translates to MRQLKITKQVTNRETASLDKYLQEIGKVDLITADEEVELAQRIKAGDQLALEKLTKANLRFVVSVAKQYQNQGLTLPDLINEGNLGLIKAAQRFDETRGFKFISYAVWWIRQSILQALAEQSRIVRLPLNKIGSINKINKTFAFLEQSHERPPSAEEIAKELDMTINDVKESMKNSGRHVSMDAPLVEGEDSNLYDVLRSGESPNPDRDLLHESLRTEIERALETLTPREADVIRLYFGLGNQHPMTLEEIGETFDLTRERVRQIKEKAIRRLKHTSRSKILKTYLG; encoded by the coding sequence ATGAGACAGCTAAAAATTACGAAGCAGGTTACTAACAGAGAAACTGCGTCGTTAGACAAATACTTACAAGAAATAGGTAAAGTTGATTTAATCACTGCAGATGAAGAAGTTGAATTAGCTCAACGCATCAAAGCAGGAGATCAACTGGCTCTAGAAAAACTAACAAAAGCCAACTTGCGTTTTGTTGTTTCCGTAGCAAAACAATATCAAAATCAAGGATTAACGTTGCCAGATTTAATTAATGAAGGTAATTTAGGATTAATCAAAGCTGCCCAGCGTTTTGATGAAACCCGTGGGTTCAAATTTATATCTTATGCTGTTTGGTGGATTCGTCAATCGATATTACAAGCTTTGGCTGAGCAATCTCGTATTGTTAGGTTACCATTAAACAAAATTGGATCTATAAACAAAATCAATAAAACCTTTGCGTTTTTAGAGCAAAGCCATGAGCGCCCGCCAAGTGCAGAAGAGATTGCAAAAGAATTGGATATGACTATTAACGATGTTAAAGAGTCGATGAAAAATTCTGGACGTCACGTCTCAATGGATGCACCTTTAGTTGAAGGTGAAGATTCTAATCTTTACGACGTTTTACGTAGTGGTGAGTCACCAAATCCTGATCGTGATTTATTACATGAATCTTTGCGTACTGAAATAGAACGCGCTCTAGAAACCTTAACACCTCGTGAAGCTGACGTTATTCGTTTGTATTTTGGTCTTGGGAATCAACACCCAATGACTTTAGAGGAAATAGGTGAAACATTTGATTTAACCCGAGAGCGTGTAAGACAAATCAAAGAAAAGGCAATTCGTAGATTAAAACACACATCTAGAAGTAAAATATTAAAAACATATTTAGGTTAG
- the rpe gene encoding ribulose-phosphate 3-epimerase: MSQKLIAPSMLAADFGNLQRDVEMVNNSEADWFHIDVMDGHFVPNISYGMPVIQAIKKHARKPLDVHLMIEKPERYIEEFAKVGADIITVHHESTVHLHRTLRQIKDAGCKAGIVLNLTTPVSVLEDILPECYMILLMSINPGFGGQKFEDITYNRIKKLRKMIDDQGLNTLIEIDGGVTDQNIKQLVDAGADVFVAGSHVFKSNDQTETIKQLKDIANS; encoded by the coding sequence ATGTCTCAAAAATTAATTGCCCCTTCAATGCTAGCTGCCGACTTTGGTAATCTTCAACGTGATGTAGAAATGGTGAATAACAGTGAAGCCGATTGGTTTCATATTGATGTCATGGATGGACATTTTGTCCCAAATATATCTTATGGAATGCCTGTTATTCAAGCAATTAAAAAGCATGCTAGAAAACCATTAGATGTGCATTTAATGATAGAAAAACCAGAACGATATATTGAAGAATTCGCAAAAGTAGGAGCAGATATTATTACAGTCCATCACGAATCGACCGTACACTTACATAGAACATTGAGGCAAATTAAAGATGCGGGTTGCAAAGCGGGCATTGTACTTAATTTAACGACTCCTGTTTCAGTTTTAGAAGACATATTACCAGAATGCTATATGATTCTATTAATGTCAATTAACCCAGGTTTTGGGGGTCAAAAATTTGAAGATATAACCTATAATCGTATCAAAAAATTACGTAAGATGATAGACGATCAAGGTTTAAATACTCTTATTGAGATTGATGGTGGCGTAACAGATCAAAATATTAAGCAACTTGTTGATGCAGGAGCTGATGTTTTTGTTGCTGGTAGTCATGTATTCAAAAGTAATGACCAAACAGAAACCATTAAACAATTAAAAGATATTGCTAATAGCTAA